TATATGGGGTATACAGGGAGGTTCTCCTTGTTGTCGAAGATATCAGGAGTAGTGACAACTATTGAAACTTCGTAGTAGAACTGATCCTTATTGTTCGTATCAAGTGATTTATGCAGAATTTTAACTAATTTAACATCTGATTCGCTGATGTTCAGCCTTTGTGAAGCGGCCTTTAGATATTCATCAATCCCGTCTTTTTCAACAGGTATCCGCAAACCGCTTATTATTAAATTCAGGAAATACCCCTGATCTTCCCCCGCTATTGCGGACACCTGAAAAAATACAATGGGTCACATCTTGAAAAATCAGTTAGCTTCAGCATAAAAAATCTCTAAGCATCTATTCCCTGCCAATACCAGCCGGGTCACTGGCCACAGCATTTTTTGAATTTCTTTCCGCTGCCGCACTCGCAGGGGTCATTGCGTCCGGTTTTGGGCGTTGTCCGGACAACAGGTTTTGGCCCCTGGATTTTCCCTGTGGTAAAGTACCATATCCCCTCCTGCTTCTTGAACGATGACAATTCCCGGTGTTCTTTATTTATCCCCTGATCTGTAAAGGTTGCGATAAATTCAACCTGGCCGTCATCATCTCCGGGTCCGCCTTTCTTCGTGTCCAGGATCTCAAAGGCATGCCACTCTGCGCTTTCTGCCCAGTCCCGGGTGCTTTTTTCGTCATAGTCCGAACGGAAATCCGGATGGAGAGACGTATAGATATACCCCATCTC
The sequence above is drawn from the Candidatus Schekmanbacteria bacterium genome and encodes:
- a CDS encoding YchJ family protein encodes the protein MDLCPCGSNIAYAECCRPLIKAERPVLTAEQLMRSRYSAYVKKEMGYIYTSLHPDFRSDYDEKSTRDWAESAEWHAFEILDTKKGGPGDDDGQVEFIATFTDQGINKEHRELSSFKKQEGIWYFTTGKIQGPKPVVRTTPKTGRNDPCECGSGKKFKKCCGQ